One window of the Perca fluviatilis chromosome 5, GENO_Pfluv_1.0, whole genome shotgun sequence genome contains the following:
- the hm13 gene encoding minor histocompatibility antigen H13 isoform X2 encodes MSETEPVPVAAAEALNLTDSNGTQALNASAKFVATPEGTALAYGSLVFMALLPIFFGALRSVTCSKSKNASDMPETITGRDAARFPIIASCTLFGLYLFFKVFSQEYINLLLSVYFFGLGVLALSHTMSPLMSRIFPDSFSNKQYQLLFTQGAEETKEEIVNYEFDTKNLVCLLISSVVGVWYLLKKHWIANNLFGLAFALNGVELLHLNNVSTGCILLGGLFVYDVFWVFGTNVMVTVAKSFEAPIKLVFPQDLLERGLEASNFAMLGLGDIVIPGIFIALLLRFDVSLKKNSRTYFYSSFLAYIFGLGLTIFIMHTFKHAQVRDRGS; translated from the exons ATGTCCGAGACAGAACCGGTCCCGGTCGCGGCCGCGGAGGCCCTGAACCTCACCGACTCCAACGGGACCCAGGCGCTCAACGCTTCGGCTAAATTCGTGGCGACTCCGGAGGGCACGGCGCTGGCATACGGCAGCCTGGTGTTCATGGCGCTGCTGCCCATCTTCTTCGGAGCCCTGCGGTCCGTCACTTGCTCCAAATCTAAG aatgcatcagaCATGCCAGAAACGATCACCGGTCGAGACGCGGCGAGGTTTCCCATTATCGCCAGCTGCACTCTGTTTGGGCTCTACCTCTTCTTCAAG GTATTTTCTCAAGAGTACATCAACCTGCTGCTGTCGGTCTACTTCTTTGGCCTGGGCGTCCTGGCTCTGTCCCACACTATGAG tCCTCTGATGTCCAGAATCTTTCCAGATTCTTTCTCAAACAAACAGTACCAGCTGCTCTTCACTCAGGGCGCTGAAGAGACCAAAGAAG aaaTAGTCAACTACGAGTTTGACACCAAGAACCTGGTGTGTCTGCTCATCAGCAGCGTGGTGGGGGTCTGGTACCTGCTCAAGAAG CACTGGATAGCCAATAACCTGTTTGGCCTGGCGTTTGCCCTGAACGGCGTGGAGCTGCTCCACCTGAACAACGTCAGCACCGGCTGCATCCTGCTGGGGGGGCTGTTCGTCTACGACGTCTTCTGG GTGTTTGGGACCAACGTCATGGTAACGGTTGCCAAGTCCTTTGAAGCCCCAATCAAAT TGGTGTTTCCCCAGGACTTGTTGGAGCGAGGACTTGAAGCCAGTAACTTTGCCATGCTGGGTCTGGGAGACATCGTCATCCCCGGTATCTTCATCGCCCTGCTGCTGCGCTTCGACGTCAG CCTGAAGAAGAACAGCCGAACGTATTTCTACTCCAGTTTCCTGGCCTACATCTTCGGACTGGGCCTCACCATCTTCATCATGCACACCTTCAAACACGCACAGGTACGAGACAGGGGCTCCTAA
- the hm13 gene encoding minor histocompatibility antigen H13 isoform X1 has translation MSETEPVPVAAAEALNLTDSNGTQALNASAKFVATPEGTALAYGSLVFMALLPIFFGALRSVTCSKSKELGENDYDSGFRNASDMPETITGRDAARFPIIASCTLFGLYLFFKVFSQEYINLLLSVYFFGLGVLALSHTMSPLMSRIFPDSFSNKQYQLLFTQGAEETKEEIVNYEFDTKNLVCLLISSVVGVWYLLKKHWIANNLFGLAFALNGVELLHLNNVSTGCILLGGLFVYDVFWVFGTNVMVTVAKSFEAPIKLVFPQDLLERGLEASNFAMLGLGDIVIPGIFIALLLRFDVSLKKNSRTYFYSSFLAYIFGLGLTIFIMHTFKHAQVRDRGS, from the exons ATGTCCGAGACAGAACCGGTCCCGGTCGCGGCCGCGGAGGCCCTGAACCTCACCGACTCCAACGGGACCCAGGCGCTCAACGCTTCGGCTAAATTCGTGGCGACTCCGGAGGGCACGGCGCTGGCATACGGCAGCCTGGTGTTCATGGCGCTGCTGCCCATCTTCTTCGGAGCCCTGCGGTCCGTCACTTGCTCCAAATCTAAG GAGCTCGGAGAAAATGATTACGATTCTGGGTTCAGA aatgcatcagaCATGCCAGAAACGATCACCGGTCGAGACGCGGCGAGGTTTCCCATTATCGCCAGCTGCACTCTGTTTGGGCTCTACCTCTTCTTCAAG GTATTTTCTCAAGAGTACATCAACCTGCTGCTGTCGGTCTACTTCTTTGGCCTGGGCGTCCTGGCTCTGTCCCACACTATGAG tCCTCTGATGTCCAGAATCTTTCCAGATTCTTTCTCAAACAAACAGTACCAGCTGCTCTTCACTCAGGGCGCTGAAGAGACCAAAGAAG aaaTAGTCAACTACGAGTTTGACACCAAGAACCTGGTGTGTCTGCTCATCAGCAGCGTGGTGGGGGTCTGGTACCTGCTCAAGAAG CACTGGATAGCCAATAACCTGTTTGGCCTGGCGTTTGCCCTGAACGGCGTGGAGCTGCTCCACCTGAACAACGTCAGCACCGGCTGCATCCTGCTGGGGGGGCTGTTCGTCTACGACGTCTTCTGG GTGTTTGGGACCAACGTCATGGTAACGGTTGCCAAGTCCTTTGAAGCCCCAATCAAAT TGGTGTTTCCCCAGGACTTGTTGGAGCGAGGACTTGAAGCCAGTAACTTTGCCATGCTGGGTCTGGGAGACATCGTCATCCCCGGTATCTTCATCGCCCTGCTGCTGCGCTTCGACGTCAG CCTGAAGAAGAACAGCCGAACGTATTTCTACTCCAGTTTCCTGGCCTACATCTTCGGACTGGGCCTCACCATCTTCATCATGCACACCTTCAAACACGCACAGGTACGAGACAGGGGCTCCTAA